The DNA region GTTAGACGCTCTACCACTGTCAATATACGTTCGTATTCGTCTTCCGTCTCAATTACCTTGGGAGCAACTTCAGCTACTAGATTGCGATAAGCAGTTTCGTCAAAAGTAAAAGTCATTTTTCCATTTGCCTTTATCGTATTCAGTATGTGTAAGAAAGTATTTGTAGTAAACTACCTGGTCTTCATAATCAATACCGACAATTAGGCGATAATCATTACCCTTGATATTGAAAACAGTGAAGTTTCCAACTGCTTCAAGCAAAAAATCAAGATACTTATTTGGAGTACGGGTTAGTTCACCAGCATTGAAAAAGCTGGTGACAATGATGGCTCACTGGTGTGAGATCCTAGAGACAGTCAATGGAGGCTGAACACAATGGAACAACATCACAAGCCAACGGTTATAATCACAGGTACTTCTTCAGGAGTCGGTTTATACGCTGCCAAGGCTCTTGCTGAAAGGGGATGGTATGTAGTAATGGCTTGTAGGGATATAGCGAAGGCTCAACTTGCAGCCCAATCTGTGGGAATCCCGCATCAGGGTAGTTACACCATCATGCATATCGATCTTGGCTCTTTAGAAAGCGTTCGACAATTTGTGAATAACTTTCGAGCAAGCGGACACTCTCTAGACGCTTTGGTGTGCAACGCTGCAATTTATATGCCCTTAATAAAAGAGCCTTTACGCAGTCCAGAAGGTTACGAGTTAACTGTCACCACAAATCACCTCGGACATTTTCTATTGTGTAACCTGATGCTAGAGGATCTGAAGAAGTCATCTTCAGAGCCAAGGCTCGTAATTTTGGGAACTGTTACCCACAATCCAGACGAACTAGGTGGGAAGATTCCGCCGCGTCCAGACTTGGGCGATTTGCAAGGCTTTGCCGAAGGGTTTAAAGAGCCGATCTCAATGATTGATGGTAAGAAATTTGAACCAGTCAAAGCTTACAAAGACAGCAAGGTTTGCAACGTCCTAACCATGCGGGAACTGCATAAGCGCTATCATGAGTCCACTGGCATCGCTTTTAGCTCTCTCTATCCGGGATGTGTTGCAGAAACGCCGCTATTTAGAAACCACTATCCTTTATTTCAGAAAATCTTCCCTTTGTTCCAGAAGTACATCACTGGGGGATATGTGTCTCAAGAGTTGGCGGGAGAACGGGTTGCTGCGGTAGTTGCCGATCCTGAGTATAATCAATCTGGTGCTTATTGGAGCTGGGGAAATCGCCAAAAGAAAGATGGCAAATCCTTTGTCCAAAAAGTCTCTCCTCAAGCCCGCGATGATGAAAAAGGCGATCGCATGTGGGAACTAAGCGCCAAGTTGGTTGGACTGGCATAACCGGAACAGGATGCAATAATTTGATTTTTACTTGATAATGACCTCTAAAGGTGAGGTGAGGGTAAAATGCAGCGTTGGAGAAGGTTTTAGTTCACCGTTCCACTCGATGCTGATGAATCAACAAAACATCGCAAAATTTACATGCTAGAAACGCAAGACTAAACCTCTGACAAAATTCATACCTCCCAATTCTTAGAATCCGTAAGGTGCGTTACACTCTGTTAACGCACCGATGTTAATCGTAAAGATATGCGAGAAATTATCTAACCATTTCCGATGGAAACTGCCATGTCTTCCCTAAAAGCGCATTCCCAAACGCTATATGACACGGATTACTTGCAATGGATAGAAACGACTGTGGAAAAATTGCAAAGTCACGACTACGCTAACGTAGACTGGGAAAAGCTCATCGAAGAAATTGCCGACGTGGGAAGGAGTGAGCGTCGGAGCCTCAAGAGTAATCTAATTGTAATACTGGTGCATTTGCTTAAATGCCAATTTCAGCCTGAAAAGAGAAGCGGTAGCTGGGAAGGAAGCATTATTGAACATCGTAGACGTGTCAAAGAAGCTCTAGATGATTCGCCTAGCCTCAAATCCTATCTTGAGAACATCTTTATAGAGTGTTATGCACAAGCGGTTAAGCAAGCAAAAGCTGAAACTGGTTTGTCAGTAGAATCCTTTCCTGTGGTATGTCCATATCAGCTACTAGAAGTCACAAATGATGAGTTTTTACCTCAGTAAACACTGAAGCGGACTATATGTGCCACTTTACAGTAATACCTCTTGATTCCCTACTTCGTTGACTTCTACCCGTAAAAGATGTATAATAGCATTCGCATAGAAGGGGAGTAGCTGCTGGCCAAAAACATAAAAGCCAGTACATCTGAATCAACATACTGGCGATGAGCCTGGTTCAGGTGGCAAGTAATAAATATTTGAAAGCGAGACCTTCACTAAGTTCACACCGAAAAGTGTAAACTTGGTGAGGTCTTTTGGTTCTCATCAAGCTTCACATCGGTAAACGATTTTTCAGGAGCTTGAGAGAGTGTTAACAGCTTTTACCGCAGGTTTATTATTAATTACAGTTTCAGAACTGGGCGATAAAACATTTTTTATTGCTGTAATATTGGCAATGCACCACTCGCGGCGGCTGGTATTTACAGGTGTGACAGCTGCTTTAGCCGCGATGACAATCCTTTCGGTGCTATTTGGACAAGCGGTATCTTTCTTACCAAAAGTTTATATTCATTACGCCGAAATAGCTTTGTTTATTGCCTTTGGTCTCAAGCTGTTATATGACGCTAGTAAAATGTCTCCTGCTGCTTGTGATACAGAAGTTATAGAAGAAGCCGAAGCTGCGGTGAAAAAAGCAGATTTGGAGCTACCAAAGCAAAAGACTTCCTTGGCAATTATCATAGAAGCCTTTGTGTTGACATTTATGGCAGAGTGGGGCGATCGCACTCAAATTGCCACCATTGCCTTAGCGGCAGGTAATAATCCCATTGGAGTGACAGTAGGGGCAATTTTAGGACATGCCTTATGTGCTGCGATCGCAGTTATCGGCGGCAAAATGATTGCCGGACGAATTTCTGAGCGTCAACTCACCCTGATTGGCGGATGCCTGTTTCTAGTGTTTGGTGTCGTTGCTGCCATTGAGGGAGCATGAGGGGATGAAGTAGGGAGGCAGGGAACAGGGGAGGCAGAATAAGAAAGAACTTCTGATTATTGAGCCATGCCCCATGCCTCATGCCCCATGCCCCTATTTCGGCGTACTTTCCGGTGAAGGCGTGGGAGATGCAGCAGGATTAGGGAGGGGGGAAGCCGTTGCTGCCTTCTTAATTACGTCTTTGTACTGAGCAGGTGCTAAAGCTGCGGCACTATCAAACAAAAGTTTTGCATCTGCATCTTTGCCCTGTTGTTTCAAGAGCATCGCTTTTGCCATAACGGGGCGAAAATCCTTGGGATCTTTCTTAATTGCTTGGTCATATACAGAGCTAGCTTGATCGTACCGTTTCTGGGAAGCGTGAACCGAACCTAACAGTACCTGCACGGCTACTATATCTACACTTCCTGGCTGAATTTTATTCGCTTGGGCTGCCTTAGAGAGGGTTTCTTGCAGCAAACCAATAGCTGCTTCCGGGCGTTGCTGACTTATTAACAGATCCACCATTCCTTGTAAAGCCTTCAAATCGCCTGGTTTCGTAGACAAAATAGAGCGATAAGCTTGAGCGGCTCCTTCGCGATCGCCAATTTGCTGTTTGGCTTGAGCCAGTAGCACTGAATATTCTGACTGTTCGGGATTCAGCTTCGCTAGCTTTTCTAAAGGTTCAATGACGACTTGGATATCAGCTGGTTTAACCTCACTTTTTTCTTTTTGACTCAGTAATTGTAGCCGCGCCTGTAATAAGCCTTTAAGCGCAGTCTGATTTTCTGGTTCCCTTTGCAAAACCAGTTCATAACCCCGTACTTCGTCTTCCAGTTTTGATTTTTGGTCAGCAGAGGTCAAAGTGCCTCTGGTGCTAGCGGTATTCTGGTTTGAGGGTGGCGTATTATTAAATGCTCCAATTATGGGAATCACCGAAACACCCACAAAAGCAAGAATTGCCACCGCCAAGACGATTTGAACTATCCAACGATTGCGCGGTTGAGACACAGTTTTGTCTTTCTCCTAAATTTTAATGACATTATCATTTACATAAATCGTAAAGTTAAAAATTTCCAAAACTTTGCGGAATACCGCCAATTGCCTGTGAATTTTATAACAATTAACTATTTACACTGCTAAAGTAAGTGATGACTTTAGGAGGAGCCGTCAGAATTGTAGCTATGATATGCTTCCGAAACTAGTGTAAAGGCGCTGAATTACACATTTAGTGTTTATACACTCAATTTAGCGCCTTTAATATTGTTATAGAGTACCCTAGTGTGACTTTGTGAAAAGCAAATATACTTTCATCAGTCGCACAAATGCTCTTTCCAGCTGCCTTTGTAAAATCCCACAATGGGATGTGTCTCCGCCGCAAGGAGTTTTTATGAATTCCGACCTGATGCCGTTGCCTGAATCTTCTAATTCTTCTACCTCTAGCCAGGGCCCAACTAACAAAGAGGCAGCCGCTAATGTTCACATAGCAGCCAAGTCCTCTAAACCTGAAAATTCGCCTGTTAACCCCATTGAGACTGACTCAAATGGGAACTTAATCAATCGACAGCAACCAATTCCGCCTCCCAGTGAGCCGATGCAATATCGAGCGATCGGGTTAGTTAGGGGTCGCTATCATGCTAGCAGCGAACAATTTACTCAAGGTACGCTGCTGACCACAGATGGTGTAGAACTCAATGCCGTCCTCCTAGGCCGGATTATGAGCTTAGTCAAGAATCATCTAGACTTAGAAAAAGAACACTTGTGGGTAGTATATCCACGTACAAGACAAGAGAATGATACCTTGCACATCCAAATCGTCGGAGTTTGGGAGCCAGAAAATCTGGCAAAAAACTCAACAGATGAAGACGATTCAGACTTGGAATTGCAAGAGTTACAACAGATTCCCGATGATGGCTTATCCGAAAACTCTGAACTAAGTACAATTCCCGTAATTCCCTCATCAGAAGTTGCAGATGGTGGTTTTTCTGTTCGTGGTGAGGTAGTCTACCAATCTTTTGATGCTAAGAGCTTGGTAGTCAAAATTAGGCAAGCCGCACGCAAACCAACTGAGAAACCCAAATATTTTAAATTGAAATTGAGGGGCGTGCTGACCACCAAAGCAGTAGGAAAGTTCTGGGACTTCCAAGCCAAGCGAGAAGCTGACGTTTTGATCGTAGAAAAAGCTGAGGCGATCGCTGACTTGCCCAAAAAACGCAAACCACCATTCAAAGGTGGCCCTCGTGCTGGCGGTGGCGGTGGTGCTGGTGGTAGAAAACCATTCCCCCCTAGACGCAGTGGCGAAACCCCACGTCCTATCAAGAAAACAAGCGCAGGCGGCGACACCTCGGTGGTGTCAAAACCTATACCAAGAACACCCGCTCCTAAACCCATCAAGCGGCCGAAACCGACTCAAGAATAGGGTATTGGGGATTGGGGATTGGGTACTGGGGATTAAAGATTGGGAGCTAGGAATTAGAGATTGGGGATTAGATTAAATATTAGGGTTCAACTAATTTTTTCCAGTCCCCAATCCCCAGTCCCCAGTCCCCAGTCCCCAATATCAAAAATCCGTCCGTCGGTCTTGGGGTAGAAAAGATCGCTCCATCGGAATTGGAGAAACTGGTTCTGTCAGGGTAAACGTACCGGCTTCGATCCACTTTTTCAACTCTAGGGCGACTTGCCTAGAAAAAAACAAACTTGCTAAGGGGGCAGAGCGTACAGCTTTGCCCTCAATCGTGATCCGCCCAGATTTTAGTTGGGCATAACTCACTAAACCAAAAGTAGGACGAACGCGCCGGGGAATGGAAAAA from Nostoc commune NIES-4072 includes:
- a CDS encoding protochlorophyllide reductase, giving the protein MEQHHKPTVIITGTSSGVGLYAAKALAERGWYVVMACRDIAKAQLAAQSVGIPHQGSYTIMHIDLGSLESVRQFVNNFRASGHSLDALVCNAAIYMPLIKEPLRSPEGYELTVTTNHLGHFLLCNLMLEDLKKSSSEPRLVILGTVTHNPDELGGKIPPRPDLGDLQGFAEGFKEPISMIDGKKFEPVKAYKDSKVCNVLTMRELHKRYHESTGIAFSSLYPGCVAETPLFRNHYPLFQKIFPLFQKYITGGYVSQELAGERVAAVVADPEYNQSGAYWSWGNRQKKDGKSFVQKVSPQARDDEKGDRMWELSAKLVGLA
- a CDS encoding DUF29 domain-containing protein yields the protein MSSLKAHSQTLYDTDYLQWIETTVEKLQSHDYANVDWEKLIEEIADVGRSERRSLKSNLIVILVHLLKCQFQPEKRSGSWEGSIIEHRRRVKEALDDSPSLKSYLENIFIECYAQAVKQAKAETGLSVESFPVVCPYQLLEVTNDEFLPQ
- a CDS encoding TMEM165/GDT1 family protein, which gives rise to MLTAFTAGLLLITVSELGDKTFFIAVILAMHHSRRLVFTGVTAALAAMTILSVLFGQAVSFLPKVYIHYAEIALFIAFGLKLLYDASKMSPAACDTEVIEEAEAAVKKADLELPKQKTSLAIIIEAFVLTFMAEWGDRTQIATIALAAGNNPIGVTVGAILGHALCAAIAVIGGKMIAGRISERQLTLIGGCLFLVFGVVAAIEGA
- a CDS encoding tetratricopeptide repeat protein, whose product is MSQPRNRWIVQIVLAVAILAFVGVSVIPIIGAFNNTPPSNQNTASTRGTLTSADQKSKLEDEVRGYELVLQREPENQTALKGLLQARLQLLSQKEKSEVKPADIQVVIEPLEKLAKLNPEQSEYSVLLAQAKQQIGDREGAAQAYRSILSTKPGDLKALQGMVDLLISQQRPEAAIGLLQETLSKAAQANKIQPGSVDIVAVQVLLGSVHASQKRYDQASSVYDQAIKKDPKDFRPVMAKAMLLKQQGKDADAKLLFDSAAALAPAQYKDVIKKAATASPLPNPAASPTPSPESTPK